One region of Aestuariirhabdus haliotis genomic DNA includes:
- a CDS encoding ABC transporter permease, producing the protein MKSPANPHFVCDADYDPQSIVRAQSNQQAFFLASQWQLMWWKFKKHKLALYSAVFLILLYLSILICEFLAPYNLHSRHVDSIYSPPQPVHLFHEGEWVGPFVYGWNQTLDMDRLLRIYSEDTEKIYKISFFCSGESYRFWGMVEANLHLACVEQGGTMFLMGTDRLGRDMLSRIIYGTRISITIGLVGITLSMIMGIIIGSLAGYYGGWVDNVVQRIIEVIRSFPELPLWMALSAIIPVTWSPLWVFFGITLILALMDWTGLARAVRSKLLALREEDYASAAQLMGASPPRIIRKHLLPGFFSHLIASATLSIPAMILGETALSFLGLGLRPPITSWGVLLAEAQNVNVVAIYPWLMLPVVPVICVILAFNFMGDGLRDAADPYKH; encoded by the coding sequence ATGAAGTCACCGGCTAACCCCCATTTTGTTTGTGACGCGGATTATGATCCACAGTCCATCGTTCGCGCACAAAGTAATCAACAAGCTTTTTTCCTGGCATCACAATGGCAGCTGATGTGGTGGAAATTCAAGAAGCACAAGTTAGCGCTTTATAGTGCCGTCTTTTTGATTTTGCTTTACCTGTCGATTCTTATTTGTGAGTTTCTGGCACCTTATAATCTGCACAGTCGTCATGTTGACTCGATCTATTCGCCGCCACAGCCGGTACACCTGTTTCATGAAGGTGAGTGGGTTGGCCCTTTTGTCTATGGCTGGAATCAGACATTGGACATGGACCGGCTGCTAAGGATCTATAGCGAAGATACCGAGAAAATCTACAAGATCAGCTTTTTCTGTTCCGGAGAAAGCTACCGATTTTGGGGCATGGTTGAGGCCAACTTGCATTTGGCCTGCGTCGAGCAGGGCGGCACTATGTTTCTTATGGGTACCGATCGACTAGGCAGGGATATGCTGTCTCGTATTATTTATGGCACCCGTATATCGATCACCATAGGCCTGGTTGGCATCACCCTGAGCATGATTATGGGTATCATCATTGGCAGCCTGGCGGGTTATTATGGCGGCTGGGTTGATAATGTCGTACAGCGAATCATTGAAGTCATACGTTCCTTCCCGGAACTGCCACTATGGATGGCATTGTCAGCAATTATTCCGGTCACCTGGAGTCCATTATGGGTGTTTTTTGGCATCACCCTGATCCTGGCGTTGATGGATTGGACCGGCTTGGCCAGAGCAGTACGTTCCAAACTGTTGGCGCTGCGAGAAGAGGATTATGCGAGTGCGGCTCAGTTAATGGGGGCCTCGCCTCCACGAATTATTCGTAAGCACCTGTTGCCGGGATTTTTTAGCCATTTAATCGCTTCGGCCACCCTGTCTATCCCTGCGATGATTTTGGGTGAAACCGCTTTGAGTTTCCTCGGGTTAGGCTTACGCCCCCCCATAACCAGCTGGGGGGTTCTGTTGGCCGAAGCTCAAAACGTGAACGTAGTGGCGATTTACCCCTGGTTGATGTTGCCGGTGGTGCCGGTGATCTGTGTAATTCTGGCATTTAACTTTATGGGTGATGGTCTACGCGACGCGGCGGATCCCTATAAGCATTAG